From the Desulfosarcina sp. BuS5 genome, one window contains:
- the phnE gene encoding phosphonate ABC transporter, permease protein PhnE, translated as MAKPKTILTREQTTQKGWQWPTSNGRPAISIVLIITTVFSILILSSSSVEFSILRIFYSIGPFWDFTRNLLVEPDWPFLTTLLKKMLETIEMTILATAIALLISFPIGILAARNTSPHPFISGFARNLLSAIRALPELVWAMIFVSALGLGALPGVMALAFVTIGFMGKFFAESMEVVGKQAVEGVQAHGASNLQVTWYAVLPQAMPDFISSLLYMLDHNLRAAAILGLVGAGGIGYEMLMSMRLFNYNRIILIALSFYLLVTFLDRVSVYLRAKVIHGKTKERKS; from the coding sequence ATGGCAAAACCCAAAACCATACTTACAAGAGAGCAAACAACACAAAAAGGCTGGCAGTGGCCAACCTCTAACGGCAGACCCGCTATCTCAATTGTGTTAATTATTACAACTGTTTTTTCAATACTGATTTTATCTTCCTCAAGCGTAGAATTCAGTATTTTACGAATATTTTATTCTATTGGTCCTTTTTGGGATTTTACACGTAATTTATTAGTAGAACCTGATTGGCCTTTTTTGACCACACTTCTGAAAAAAATGCTAGAAACGATTGAGATGACAATTCTTGCTACAGCCATTGCATTGCTGATCAGTTTCCCTATAGGAATTCTGGCTGCCCGCAATACTTCACCACATCCGTTTATATCCGGTTTTGCCCGTAATCTATTAAGCGCTATACGAGCGCTGCCGGAGCTTGTATGGGCTATGATTTTTGTCTCTGCTCTGGGATTGGGTGCATTGCCTGGTGTTATGGCTCTTGCTTTTGTAACCATAGGCTTTATGGGTAAGTTTTTTGCTGAAAGCATGGAAGTGGTCGGCAAGCAGGCTGTTGAAGGTGTGCAGGCTCATGGAGCAAGTAATCTGCAGGTAACCTGGTATGCTGTGCTACCTCAGGCTATGCCTGATTTTATTAGTTCTCTGCTTTATATGCTGGATCACAATCTCCGTGCTGCTGCTATTCTCGGTTTGGTTGGCGCTGGCGGTATTGGTTATGAAATGCTGATGTCAATGCGTCTTTTCAACTATAACCGCATTATTCTTATTGCATTAAGCTTTTATTTACTTGTGACTTTTTTGGACCGGGTTTCAGTTTATCTGCGAGCAAAAGTAATTCACGGCAAAACAAAGGAGCGTAAATCATGA
- a CDS encoding alpha-D-ribose 1-methylphosphonate 5-triphosphate diphosphatase, which produces MKNKNFIIENASISTPAGIVEKGSCKVENGIISRIIKGRIESNMHRINAKGAYLLPGFIDLHSDALEKEIEPRPNTYFPINIALLELDKKLASCGVTTIFHAISFAEGEIGVRSNKMAANVINEINRLKALMCINVRVHARFEITDHKAVAYLEDSLKAKKINLLSFMDHTPGQGQFKKKASFKAYFGNVYKKNEAEIIKIIDKKIANEDKKKSNMDYLANLCRSLKITMASHDDDTTDKIDRLKIMGITISEFPVNQKTAKAALDKGFHVCLGAPNVLRGISQTQNLNARKAIMAGYGDILASDYAPMTLLHAVFTIFKLNILPLHEAVNMVSINPARAAGIINHTGSLDKGKEADILLVDALGEIPRILKTFVSGKEVFSTC; this is translated from the coding sequence ATGAAAAACAAAAATTTTATTATTGAAAATGCCTCGATTTCGACTCCGGCCGGAATAGTGGAAAAAGGCTCATGTAAGGTCGAAAATGGAATTATTTCCAGAATTATTAAGGGCAGAATAGAATCAAACATGCACAGAATTAATGCTAAAGGAGCTTATCTTTTACCAGGTTTTATAGATCTTCACAGTGATGCCCTGGAAAAAGAAATTGAACCAAGACCCAATACTTATTTTCCGATAAATATCGCTTTGCTTGAACTGGATAAAAAACTTGCATCTTGCGGGGTGACTACTATATTTCATGCTATCTCCTTTGCAGAGGGTGAAATAGGGGTTCGTTCCAATAAAATGGCTGCAAACGTTATTAATGAAATAAATCGTCTTAAAGCCCTGATGTGCATAAATGTAAGGGTTCATGCAAGATTTGAAATAACCGATCATAAAGCAGTTGCCTATCTTGAGGATAGTTTAAAAGCAAAAAAAATTAATCTTCTATCTTTTATGGATCATACTCCCGGTCAGGGGCAATTCAAAAAAAAAGCCTCTTTTAAAGCCTACTTCGGGAATGTTTACAAAAAAAATGAAGCTGAAATTATAAAAATTATTGATAAAAAAATTGCAAACGAAGATAAAAAGAAATCTAATATGGATTATCTTGCAAATCTTTGCCGGTCTCTGAAAATTACCATGGCGTCCCATGATGATGATACAACTGACAAAATAGATCGGTTAAAAATAATGGGCATAACCATATCGGAATTTCCGGTAAATCAGAAAACAGCTAAAGCTGCACTGGATAAAGGGTTTCATGTCTGTTTAGGCGCTCCCAATGTTTTAAGAGGAATATCCCAGACACAGAACCTTAATGCAAGAAAAGCTATTATGGCGGGATATGGAGATATTCTTGCTTCTGATTACGCACCCATGACACTTCTTCATGCGGTTTTCACCATCTTTAAATTAAATATTCTTCCCCTGCATGAGGCTGTTAACATGGTATCTATCAATCCTGCTAGGGCTGCAGGGATTATAAATCATACAGGATCACTGGATAAGGGAAAAGAAGCAGATATTCTTCTGGTTGATGCACTGGGCGAGATACCTCGAATTTTAAAAACATTTGTCTCAGGTAAGGAGGTTTTTTCAACATGTTAA
- the phnH gene encoding phosphonate C-P lyase system protein PhnH, which produces MMQKNFKVILNAMSHPGQLYMLPYITTFFDTNNKNNSHRSLFSILELLLDHEVSFCALNDQNKKLEKEIKMQTGAHVSDLNNADFIIILSGCSNGLIQKAKRGPLEYPDKGSTLIYLVKGLNNSDDAEVNIELKGPGIKNKIILHIKGISEKEFFFIKKLNSEFPLGVDSIFADFNGNVACIPRSTEIEVK; this is translated from the coding sequence ATGATGCAAAAAAATTTTAAAGTAATTTTAAATGCAATGAGTCATCCTGGCCAATTATATATGCTTCCATATATAACAACCTTTTTTGATACAAATAATAAAAATAACTCTCACAGGTCTTTATTTTCGATTTTAGAACTTCTTCTTGATCATGAAGTCAGTTTTTGTGCATTGAATGACCAAAACAAAAAGCTTGAAAAAGAGATCAAAATGCAAACAGGAGCCCATGTTTCAGATTTAAATAATGCTGATTTTATTATTATTTTGTCAGGCTGCAGCAATGGCCTGATACAAAAGGCAAAAAGAGGACCACTTGAATATCCTGATAAAGGATCCACGCTGATTTATTTAGTTAAGGGATTAAATAACAGCGATGACGCCGAAGTAAATATTGAGTTAAAAGGTCCAGGGATAAAAAATAAAATCATATTACATATAAAAGGGATATCGGAAAAAGAATTTTTTTTTATTAAAAAACTAAATTCGGAATTTCCTTTGGGTGTGGATTCTATTTTTGCCGATTTTAATGGCAATGTAGCATGCATTCCAAGATCAACAGAAATAGAGGTGAAATAA
- a CDS encoding alpha-D-ribose 1-methylphosphonate 5-phosphate C-P-lyase PhnJ: protein MKLNVWINRQNENTPEKEKGLKGYNYAFIGEDVKKEIRRKILKAVAIPGYQVPFGSRELPIAKGWGTGGIQITLSLIGSDDLLKVIDQGCDESVNAVNIKNFINRVTGVKITTNTKTATIIQSRHRIPEERMTKDQILILQVPYPEALRTIEPSETETRKMHAEADYSRMWLYLYEDIVKYREITIGARYPVMINKRYIMDPSPIPRWDIPKLNMSETLFLFGAGREKRIYAVPPYTEVKPLEFDDYQFRVEDFKGAFCNKCGSRETFLDEIIDDETGKRTYLCSDTGYCNKRCR from the coding sequence ATGAAACTTAATGTCTGGATAAACAGGCAAAATGAAAATACCCCTGAAAAAGAAAAAGGACTAAAAGGATATAATTATGCCTTTATCGGTGAAGATGTCAAAAAAGAAATCAGACGCAAGATTTTAAAAGCTGTGGCAATTCCTGGATATCAGGTTCCGTTTGGTTCAAGAGAACTTCCAATTGCCAAAGGATGGGGTACAGGTGGGATACAGATAACCCTGTCTTTAATCGGCAGCGATGATCTGCTCAAGGTGATTGATCAGGGCTGTGATGAAAGTGTGAATGCAGTCAATATAAAAAATTTTATAAATCGGGTAACAGGGGTAAAAATTACCACTAACACCAAAACAGCAACCATTATACAAAGCAGGCACAGAATTCCTGAAGAAAGAATGACAAAAGACCAGATTCTTATTTTACAGGTACCTTACCCTGAAGCCCTAAGAACAATAGAACCTTCAGAAACAGAAACGAGAAAAATGCATGCTGAAGCCGACTACAGCCGCATGTGGCTGTATCTTTATGAAGATATTGTTAAATACAGAGAAATAACCATAGGAGCAAGATATCCTGTAATGATTAACAAAAGATATATTATGGATCCAAGCCCTATCCCAAGGTGGGATATACCTAAATTAAATATGTCGGAAACACTTTTTCTTTTTGGGGCAGGAAGAGAAAAAAGAATATATGCAGTACCTCCATATACAGAGGTTAAACCGCTGGAATTTGATGATTATCAATTCAGGGTAGAAGACTTTAAGGGGGCTTTTTGTAATAAATGTGGAAGCAGAGAAACATTTCTTGATGAAATTATTGATGATGAAACCGGCAAAAGGACATATCTCTGCTCAGATACCGGATATTGTAACAAAAGGTGCAGATAA
- a CDS encoding phosphonate C-P lyase system protein PhnG produces MKTDILIHLGARQIKCLFEMLPSNDLTIINPPKAKLIMMRVEDSFGVLFNLGEILITETEVDYHGNDGYAMVMGDDPERALAVAGVDAILKKGESSDAEKINLFLLDAEKKLKAKQNRENLLAASTKVNFEIM; encoded by the coding sequence ATGAAAACAGATATATTAATACATCTTGGTGCCAGGCAAATAAAATGCCTTTTTGAAATGCTTCCATCAAATGATTTAACTATTATCAATCCCCCAAAAGCAAAACTTATTATGATGCGGGTTGAAGATTCGTTCGGGGTTTTATTTAATCTTGGAGAAATCCTTATTACTGAAACCGAGGTTGATTATCATGGAAACGATGGATATGCCATGGTTATGGGTGATGACCCGGAGAGGGCGCTTGCTGTGGCCGGAGTGGACGCAATACTAAAAAAGGGGGAAAGTTCTGATGCTGAAAAAATAAACCTTTTTCTTTTAGATGCTGAAAAAAAACTTAAGGCAAAACAAAACAGAGAAAATCTTCTTGCAGCATCTACAAAGGTAAATTTTGAAATAATGTAA
- the phnE gene encoding phosphonate ABC transporter, permease protein PhnE produces the protein MISSHLKLPERPATYKWIWGILTLLILFFIIRDLELNFQTLIWSYKDISEYCSRYGKPDFSEWQQYAVLMFQTIAIAYWGTVMAFVTGFIIAPFASKALRPNRVVYHVSRELLNFMRAMPDLLLALIFVNSFGLGPLPGILAIGLHTGGFLGKFFSESLDRVPAGVYEALSAVGADFQQQVMFAGWPNIMRETIGYTLYIFDRNVRISSVLGLVGAGGIGMELYCRLRLFDYNQSACIILFILLTIFLIDHFSGWLRKKIK, from the coding sequence ATGATATCAAGTCATTTAAAACTTCCGGAGCGGCCTGCAACTTACAAGTGGATCTGGGGAATTTTAACTTTACTTATCCTTTTTTTTATTATTCGTGATCTGGAGCTTAATTTTCAGACTCTGATATGGAGTTATAAGGATATTTCGGAGTATTGCAGTCGTTATGGAAAGCCGGATTTTTCAGAATGGCAGCAATATGCAGTCTTAATGTTTCAAACCATTGCAATTGCTTATTGGGGAACCGTTATGGCTTTTGTTACGGGATTTATTATAGCTCCCTTTGCTTCCAAGGCTTTAAGACCAAATAGAGTAGTTTATCATGTATCACGGGAACTTTTAAATTTTATGCGGGCCATGCCGGATCTTTTACTTGCTCTTATTTTTGTCAATTCATTCGGGCTAGGTCCTCTGCCGGGAATACTTGCTATTGGTCTTCACACAGGCGGATTTCTTGGCAAATTTTTTTCCGAAAGTCTGGATCGGGTGCCAGCCGGAGTTTATGAAGCCCTTTCTGCTGTTGGGGCAGATTTTCAGCAGCAGGTCATGTTTGCCGGATGGCCCAATATAATGAGGGAGACCATTGGCTACACCCTTTATATTTTTGATCGTAATGTACGCATTTCTTCCGTACTCGGACTGGTAGGCGCCGGCGGCATCGGAATGGAGCTGTATTGCAGACTCAGGTTGTTTGACTATAATCAGTCTGCATGCATTATTTTGTTTATATTATTAACCATTTTTTTAATAGACCATTTTTCCGGATGGTTAAGGAAAAAAATAAAATGA
- a CDS encoding ATP-binding cassette domain-containing protein — protein sequence MEPVLKVRKLTKFFGNGCIACLDSDDSNIKSNICSECGTVAAVCNVSFDLFPDEILGIVGESGSGKSTLLRLLCFDQKASNGEIYINNSNHKTAISKNSRRVIKEVCGKNLLNLNPFQKRQVKNAIMSIVYQNPHLGLIMDISSGGNIVKQLLNSGHRNISEMRKRASELLDKTEIPVSRMDEPPKNFSGGMQQRVQIAKALSNNPIVLYLDEVTTGLDLSVQARVLDLLRNLQMEFCMSIIVVSHDLGVIRLLTTRTIVMRYGTIVEEGLTDQILEDPQHAYTQLLVRSQL from the coding sequence ATGGAACCTGTTTTAAAGGTCAGGAAACTGACAAAATTTTTTGGCAATGGCTGTATTGCATGTCTTGATTCTGATGATTCTAATATAAAAAGTAATATATGTTCTGAATGCGGAACAGTGGCTGCTGTATGCAATGTTTCCTTTGACCTTTTTCCTGATGAAATTCTTGGAATTGTAGGAGAAAGCGGATCAGGCAAAAGTACATTGCTAAGGCTTTTATGTTTTGATCAAAAAGCATCAAACGGAGAAATATATATCAATAACAGCAATCATAAAACTGCAATCAGCAAAAACAGCAGAAGAGTTATAAAAGAAGTTTGCGGCAAAAACCTTCTTAATCTCAATCCATTTCAAAAAAGGCAGGTAAAAAATGCAATTATGAGTATTGTATATCAAAACCCTCATCTTGGTTTAATAATGGATATAAGTTCAGGCGGAAATATTGTTAAGCAACTTCTTAACAGTGGCCACAGAAATATTTCTGAAATGAGAAAAAGAGCTTCCGAGCTTTTGGATAAAACAGAAATTCCTGTTTCCCGAATGGATGAGCCCCCAAAAAATTTCAGCGGAGGAATGCAGCAAAGAGTCCAGATTGCCAAAGCCCTGTCTAATAATCCCATTGTGCTGTATCTTGATGAAGTTACTACCGGCCTTGATCTTTCGGTACAGGCAAGGGTGCTTGACCTTTTAAGAAATCTTCAGATGGAGTTTTGTATGTCTATTATCGTAGTTTCCCATGATCTTGGTGTTATCAGACTTCTTACCACCAGGACAATCGTTATGAGATATGGGACGATTGTAGAGGAAGGTTTGACAGATCAGATCCTTGAAGATCCGCAGCATGCCTATACACAACTTCTTGTCAGATCTCAATTATAA
- the pstS gene encoding phosphate ABC transporter substrate-binding protein PstS has translation MPIISGCQVHEASNRITGAGASFPAPVYRAWSAEYSSRNPVIVRYKSVGSSEGIRFVKSGKVDFGASDITLSAEELEQEDLIQIPVLIGGVAVVINMPGIINKEMVFSGPVLVNIFMGRITKWDDPEIKKLNPNLRLPERSIAVVFRSDGSGTAWLFTQYLNSVSSTWKTGPGSGDRIIWPTGTGASKNEGVLRKVIETQGAIGFVEYTYAKKAGIACASLINRSGRSVNPSIQTFYAAAVKSAENQSETDTFSLINLKGEECWPITGYTYILLHKTLKSEKKAKALIDFLTWCYGEKGKKITRQLHYLPIEGNISNQFIQKIKSYLLQDTDLLGLKTLFRSSLNVNHRIIRFRQNIS, from the coding sequence TTGCCGATTATTTCAGGCTGTCAGGTGCATGAGGCTTCAAACAGGATCACAGGAGCAGGTGCATCTTTCCCTGCCCCTGTATATCGGGCGTGGTCTGCTGAGTACAGCAGCAGGAACCCTGTGATAGTTCGCTACAAATCAGTAGGATCCAGTGAAGGTATACGTTTTGTCAAATCTGGCAAGGTCGATTTTGGAGCCTCAGATATAACTCTATCTGCTGAAGAGTTAGAGCAGGAAGATTTGATTCAGATCCCGGTATTGATTGGCGGGGTGGCTGTAGTGATAAATATGCCAGGAATTATAAATAAAGAGATGGTCTTTTCAGGGCCGGTTTTGGTTAATATTTTTATGGGCAGAATTACGAAATGGGATGATCCTGAGATTAAAAAGCTAAACCCAAATCTGCGTTTGCCTGAACGAAGTATTGCCGTGGTATTTCGTTCAGATGGATCGGGGACTGCCTGGCTTTTTACTCAATATCTCAATTCTGTATCTTCCACATGGAAAACCGGCCCCGGCTCTGGCGATCGTATTATATGGCCGACAGGCACAGGCGCTTCAAAAAACGAAGGAGTACTTCGCAAGGTAATAGAAACACAAGGGGCAATAGGGTTTGTGGAGTACACCTATGCCAAAAAAGCGGGGATTGCCTGCGCAAGCCTTATTAATCGTTCCGGCCGGTCAGTTAATCCTTCTATTCAGACATTTTATGCTGCGGCTGTAAAAAGTGCTGAAAATCAGTCTGAAACAGATACTTTTTCCCTAATAAATCTTAAAGGGGAAGAATGCTGGCCAATTACCGGCTACACTTACATACTGCTTCATAAAACATTAAAAAGCGAAAAAAAAGCTAAAGCTTTAATCGATTTTTTAACATGGTGTTATGGAGAAAAAGGAAAAAAAATCACCAGGCAATTACACTATCTGCCTATTGAAGGTAATATATCAAATCAGTTTATTCAAAAAATAAAATCTTATTTACTGCAAGATACAGACCTTTTGGGTCTTAAAACGCTATTCAGGAGTAGTCTTAATGTCAATCATAGAATTATACGATTCCGGCAAAACATATCCTAA
- the phnC gene encoding phosphonate ABC transporter ATP-binding protein gives MSIIELYDSGKTYPNGCKALEKINLSIQEGEFVSVIGASGAGKTTLIRLINGLEKISEGKVIVDGLEISESNVKKIRRRVGMVFQHFNIVEQLSVMTNVLSGCLGRLRCLPSLFYFFPKTDIQVAAMAIKRVGLIDKTWIRVDKLSGGQRQRVGVARALAQKPRIILADEPVASLDPVAGLQIMKILKEISVKDGITVVANLHQLSLARQFSDRVIGLYQGKIVFNEKPDQLTENIISGIYNGKTQNHTYKRANNTKRLAVANL, from the coding sequence ATGTCAATCATAGAATTATACGATTCCGGCAAAACATATCCTAATGGGTGCAAAGCGCTTGAAAAAATTAATCTTAGCATTCAGGAAGGTGAATTTGTATCTGTAATAGGAGCAAGCGGTGCCGGGAAAACAACATTAATAAGGCTGATCAACGGTCTGGAAAAAATTTCAGAGGGAAAGGTTATAGTAGATGGTCTTGAGATTTCTGAATCAAATGTAAAAAAAATTCGCAGGCGGGTAGGAATGGTTTTTCAGCATTTTAATATTGTTGAACAATTAAGCGTTATGACCAATGTGCTAAGCGGTTGTCTTGGCAGATTGCGTTGCCTCCCAAGCCTTTTCTACTTTTTTCCCAAAACGGATATTCAGGTGGCTGCCATGGCCATTAAGCGTGTCGGCCTTATAGATAAAACCTGGATCAGGGTTGATAAACTTTCAGGTGGACAGCGGCAGCGAGTGGGAGTAGCACGTGCGCTTGCCCAGAAGCCCAGAATTATCCTTGCAGACGAACCGGTAGCCAGTCTTGATCCTGTAGCAGGATTACAAATTATGAAAATTTTAAAAGAAATATCAGTAAAAGATGGAATAACGGTTGTAGCCAATTTGCATCAGCTTAGTCTGGCCAGGCAGTTTTCAGATCGGGTGATCGGATTGTATCAGGGGAAAATAGTTTTTAATGAAAAACCGGATCAATTAACCGAAAATATTATTTCAGGGATTTATAATGGCAAAACCCAAAACCATACTTACAAGAGAGCAAACAACACAAAAAGGCTGGCAGTGGCCAACCTCTAA
- the phnD gene encoding phosphonate ABC transporter substrate-binding protein codes for MRAKLILTVTLTLIVILGLSTVTMARTLVMGLIPVENNEEMVRQFEPMRIYLEKRIGMPIKVFTATDYTGVIEAMRKKRIDIAWFGPLSYFLAEEEAGAEAFAVGVRKSTGKSSYRSCFIVPADSTIKTLNDLKGKSVAFVDPASTSGGLVPAYLIKKETGKMPRNFFGKFTYAGSHDAVVMAVKNKTIDAGATNEITYNKMIKKGLITDKTNRILLFSDPLPGSPLAYRKDIDKDLKRKIRDAVLYAHYEIKVTGYGELIRYDAAAPPDYEIIRDLAKQLNLRKKDILK; via the coding sequence ATGAGAGCTAAATTAATTTTGACTGTCACCCTGACATTAATTGTAATTTTAGGATTAAGTACCGTAACCATGGCACGCACACTTGTGATGGGGTTGATACCGGTTGAAAACAACGAAGAGATGGTGCGGCAATTTGAACCGATGCGGATCTATCTGGAAAAAAGGATTGGCATGCCTATCAAAGTTTTTACGGCTACGGATTATACCGGTGTAATAGAAGCCATGCGCAAAAAACGTATTGATATTGCCTGGTTTGGCCCTCTTTCCTATTTTCTGGCAGAAGAGGAGGCAGGCGCTGAGGCGTTTGCCGTTGGTGTGCGCAAGTCAACAGGAAAATCTAGTTATCGCAGTTGTTTTATTGTGCCGGCTGATTCAACAATAAAAACATTAAATGATTTAAAAGGAAAAAGCGTTGCTTTTGTGGATCCTGCTTCGACCTCCGGCGGTCTTGTGCCTGCTTATTTGATAAAAAAAGAGACCGGCAAGATGCCGCGGAATTTTTTTGGTAAATTTACCTATGCCGGGTCGCATGATGCAGTTGTGATGGCAGTAAAAAACAAAACTATTGATGCAGGTGCAACCAATGAGATTACTTACAATAAAATGATAAAAAAAGGTTTGATTACCGATAAAACAAATCGCATTTTGCTGTTTTCCGATCCACTGCCAGGTTCACCACTGGCTTATCGCAAAGATATTGATAAAGACTTAAAACGTAAAATTCGTGACGCTGTTCTTTATGCTCATTATGAAATAAAAGTAACCGGTTATGGTGAATTGATTCGATATGATGCAGCAGCACCTCCGGATTATGAAATTATTCGGGATTTGGCTAAGCAATTGAATTTGCGCAAAAAAGATATTCTGAAGTAA
- a CDS encoding carbon-phosphorus lyase complex subunit PhnI, translated as MGYVGVKGGEEAIKNANKFLAFERIKNESNPIEIEQIKKQLYFCVDRVMGEGALYAPDLAALAIKQTAGDSLEASFMLRAYRTTLPMNGFTLPKTTKKMRVIRRISAAFKEIPGGQVLGPTSDYTLRLLDFNLLKDSKKLRTEYIKNIFQDLPFVDPVPKSFPKVVEILRKEGLIAAKKGNSKKEDIDDITRQPISFPAKRSAALQTMARGETGGLLLLAYSNMRGYGDIHPTIGELRVGYLPVEIKHPHTGKPYLVGEIKVTEAEVIAKFVEKDGLPKFTLGYGLCFGHNEVKAISMAVLDRAMNTIEPRMISEDQEFVLSHIDGIESMGFCTHYKLPHYITFQSDLDRLRKSRDLKSIEEEIKNET; from the coding sequence ATGGGTTATGTGGGTGTAAAAGGTGGAGAAGAAGCAATTAAAAACGCAAATAAATTTCTTGCTTTTGAAAGAATTAAAAATGAATCAAATCCGATTGAGATTGAACAAATTAAAAAACAACTTTATTTTTGTGTAGATCGGGTTATGGGAGAAGGAGCCTTATACGCTCCGGATCTTGCAGCCCTTGCCATAAAACAGACAGCAGGAGATAGCCTGGAGGCATCATTTATGCTTAGGGCATATAGAACAACCTTGCCGATGAACGGTTTTACACTGCCGAAAACAACAAAGAAAATGAGGGTTATAAGACGGATATCTGCTGCTTTTAAAGAGATACCTGGGGGACAGGTACTTGGACCTACAAGTGATTATACGCTCAGGCTTCTTGATTTTAATCTTTTAAAAGATTCAAAAAAATTAAGAACAGAGTATATCAAAAATATTTTTCAGGATCTTCCTTTTGTAGACCCTGTTCCCAAATCATTTCCCAAAGTTGTTGAAATATTACGAAAAGAGGGACTTATTGCCGCTAAAAAGGGAAACAGCAAAAAAGAAGATATAGATGATATTACAAGGCAGCCTATCTCTTTTCCAGCTAAAAGGAGTGCTGCCCTTCAGACCATGGCAAGAGGGGAAACCGGCGGACTTTTACTTTTAGCCTATTCCAATATGAGAGGTTATGGAGATATTCATCCTACGATTGGAGAATTAAGAGTCGGATATCTTCCTGTAGAAATTAAACATCCCCATACAGGCAAACCATATCTCGTAGGGGAAATCAAAGTAACGGAAGCAGAGGTTATTGCAAAATTTGTTGAAAAAGACGGACTGCCAAAATTTACTCTCGGCTATGGGCTTTGTTTTGGACATAATGAAGTAAAGGCAATCTCCATGGCTGTTTTAGATAGAGCCATGAATACAATAGAACCCAGAATGATTTCCGAAGATCAGGAATTTGTTCTTTCGCATATTGACGGCATAGAATCAATGGGGTTTTGCACTCATTACAAGCTGCCACATTATATTACGTTTCAATCTGATCTTGACCGGCTCAGAAAATCCAGGGATTTAAAAAGTATTGAGGAGGAAATCAAGAATGAAACTTAA
- the phnL gene encoding phosphonate C-P lyase system protein PhnL: MNQNKILNVLNLSKIFNIHILEEKTIQGCSKITFDLEEGESLGLSGPSGSGKSSILKCIYQTYIPTKGTIWYKSKKYGKVDLTVLAHHQILSLRRNEIGYVSQFLNIIPRIRAVDIVASNLLQNGVSQKDARKRAAEILEMLKIPSHLFDAYPCTFSGGEQQRVNIAMGVIKKPRLLLLDEPTASLDEVSIAAVIEVLEELKKEGTAIIGIFHDTKIMNLITDKVYNVTAEAGL; encoded by the coding sequence ATGAATCAAAATAAAATATTGAATGTCCTCAACTTATCCAAGATATTTAACATCCATATACTTGAAGAGAAGACTATTCAAGGATGCAGTAAAATTACATTTGATCTTGAAGAAGGTGAATCACTGGGTTTGTCAGGCCCGAGCGGTTCCGGAAAGAGTTCTATTTTAAAGTGTATATACCAAACATATATTCCTACAAAAGGTACAATATGGTACAAATCGAAAAAATACGGTAAAGTTGATCTTACTGTGCTGGCTCATCATCAAATTTTATCCTTAAGAAGAAACGAGATTGGCTATGTTTCGCAATTTTTAAATATTATTCCCAGAATACGGGCTGTTGATATAGTTGCCTCAAACCTTTTGCAAAATGGTGTTTCACAAAAAGATGCCAGGAAAAGAGCAGCCGAAATACTGGAAATGTTGAAAATACCTTCTCATCTCTTTGATGCGTACCCTTGTACTTTCAGTGGAGGAGAACAGCAGAGAGTAAATATTGCCATGGGTGTTATTAAAAAGCCGAGACTTCTTTTACTTGATGAACCGACAGCATCTCTTGATGAAGTATCTATTGCCGCAGTCATAGAGGTTCTTGAGGAGCTTAAAAAGGAGGGAACAGCTATAATCGGCATTTTTCATGACACAAAAATTATGAATTTAATTACAGATAAAGTTTACAACGTTACAGCAGAGGCTGGTTTATGA